From a single Thermodesulfobacteriota bacterium genomic region:
- a CDS encoding chemotaxis protein CheW, with the protein MEVKSMVGREGKYLTFSLGSEEYGIGILKIKEIIGVMPITPVPRTPSYVKGVINLRGKVIPVVNLRLKFGMEEVGYTDRTCIIVVEAGGQGGSALVGIIVDSVSEVLNIRGSEIEEAPSFGVGLEAGYILGMAKMNGGVKILLDIDKVLGAEALTSVEQAA; encoded by the coding sequence ATGGAGGTGAAGTCGATGGTGGGTCGGGAGGGGAAGTATTTGACCTTTTCGTTGGGTTCGGAGGAGTATGGGATTGGGATATTGAAGATCAAGGAGATTATTGGGGTGATGCCGATTACGCCGGTTCCCCGGACGCCTTCGTATGTGAAGGGAGTGATCAATCTTCGGGGGAAGGTCATTCCGGTGGTGAATTTGCGTTTGAAGTTTGGGATGGAGGAGGTGGGGTATACGGATCGGACGTGTATTATTGTGGTGGAGGCGGGGGGTCAGGGGGGTTCGGCGTTGGTGGGGATTATCGTGGATTCGGTGTCGGAGGTATTGAACATTCGGGGTTCGGAGATTGAGGAGGCGCCTTCGTTTGGGGTGGGGTTGGAGGCGGGTTATATTTTGGGGATGGCGAAGATGAACGGAGGGGTGAAGATCCTTTTGGATATTGATAAGGTCCTTGGGGCCGAAGCACTCACTTCGGTGGAGCAGGCGGCATAG